In the genome of Gemmatimonadales bacterium, one region contains:
- a CDS encoding PfkB family carbohydrate kinase: MPDVLHPLSHARLVDLLSRMRQVRVAVLGDVMLDRYLLGETDRISPEAPVPVIALEDDISVPGGAANAAANVAATGATPMLVGVVGDDAAAQSLVEAIAALGIATTGLITVPGRPTTTKTRIVARGQQVVRLDREVTNSLADRFRDALLVAGTAALAGAQALLIEDYDKGVLDAEIAAVMIAAATEKGIPVVVDPKARNFFAYPGATVFKPNIRELDAAFGTAFMGDDNDLESARVRLGAEHLVVTRGADGLSLVSAGGVVRETPAVPRAVFDVSGAGDTVAAWLATALAAGAGVGDSAWLANLAASITVGKKGTATVSPMEIEATWMIAAGEG, translated from the coding sequence ATGCCGGACGTCCTCCACCCGCTCAGCCACGCGCGCCTGGTCGACCTGCTTTCACGCATGCGGCAGGTGCGCGTCGCGGTGCTCGGCGATGTCATGCTCGACCGCTACCTTCTCGGCGAGACCGATCGGATCTCGCCCGAGGCGCCGGTACCGGTGATCGCGCTCGAGGACGACATCTCGGTACCCGGCGGAGCCGCCAATGCCGCCGCGAATGTTGCCGCGACGGGCGCCACTCCCATGCTGGTCGGAGTCGTCGGCGACGACGCCGCGGCCCAGAGCCTCGTGGAGGCCATCGCAGCGCTCGGCATCGCCACCACCGGCCTGATCACCGTGCCCGGGCGACCGACCACTACCAAGACCCGCATCGTGGCGCGCGGCCAGCAGGTGGTCCGCCTGGATCGCGAAGTCACCAACTCGCTCGCCGATCGTTTCCGCGATGCGCTCCTGGTCGCTGGTACCGCAGCCCTCGCAGGGGCCCAGGCGCTCCTGATCGAGGACTACGACAAGGGCGTCCTCGACGCCGAGATCGCCGCTGTCATGATCGCAGCGGCGACGGAAAAGGGAATTCCGGTGGTGGTGGATCCCAAGGCGCGGAACTTCTTCGCCTACCCCGGAGCGACGGTTTTCAAGCCCAATATCCGCGAACTCGACGCTGCATTCGGCACGGCCTTCATGGGCGATGACAACGACCTCGAATCGGCCCGCGTGCGGCTGGGCGCCGAGCACCTGGTGGTCACGAGAGGAGCCGACGGCCTGTCGCTGGTATCCGCGGGTGGGGTCGTCCGGGAGACGCCCGCCGTTCCGCGGGCGGTCTTTGACGTCTCGGGTGCGGGAGATACGGTGGCTGCGTGGCTCGCCACCGCGCTCGCCGCGGGAGCCGGTGTCGGTGATTCCGCGTGGCTCGCCAACCTTGCCGCCAGCATTACCGTCGGGAAGAAAGGGACGGCGACGGTGTCGCCGATGGAGATCGAGGCGACGTGGATGATCGCCGCCGGAGAAGGCTAA
- a CDS encoding glycosyltransferase produces the protein MRILHLAKYYWPRSGGMERVVQGLAEGAAERGHEAEVVAVTAFGDPRPGQRRRASVTRAWSFAPVGSQELAPGYIRAAWKRADVIHLHHPNSLADMAYAFRPSLAPLVVTQHADYPGFKYRIPSKYALWRAEAIVVPSKAHLALSTELRGFEDKVAVIPFGIDERRWELVPPPPPGNPPRALFIGRLVPYKGVDFLLRALELVPELRLDVVGSGPELNRLRTLSSALAIEDRVKWWGEYPDEDLPRRMADADFLVLPSVSVQEMFGMVLLEAMAAGRPVITTAVPSGVREVNLADRTGLEVPIRDVGALADAMRTLARDARLRERLGGAGRERVKARFTVEAMVDAHLDLYRRVRGPSSR, from the coding sequence ATGCGTATCCTGCATCTCGCGAAGTACTACTGGCCCCGGTCGGGCGGGATGGAGCGCGTGGTGCAAGGCCTCGCGGAAGGGGCCGCCGAGCGGGGCCACGAAGCGGAAGTCGTGGCGGTAACAGCGTTCGGAGACCCGCGCCCGGGGCAGCGGCGGCGGGCGTCGGTGACTCGCGCATGGTCGTTCGCGCCGGTCGGGTCACAGGAGCTCGCGCCGGGCTACATCCGCGCGGCATGGAAGCGCGCAGATGTCATCCACCTGCATCACCCCAACTCGCTTGCCGACATGGCGTACGCCTTTCGGCCCTCGCTTGCGCCGCTGGTTGTCACGCAGCATGCGGATTACCCGGGCTTCAAGTACCGCATCCCGTCGAAGTACGCCCTCTGGCGGGCCGAGGCGATCGTCGTGCCGAGCAAGGCGCATCTGGCACTCTCAACGGAGCTTCGGGGATTCGAGGACAAGGTAGCCGTGATCCCGTTCGGCATTGACGAAAGGCGATGGGAGCTGGTCCCGCCTCCGCCGCCTGGCAACCCGCCGCGGGCGCTTTTCATCGGCCGGCTCGTCCCGTACAAAGGGGTCGACTTTCTCCTCAGGGCCCTGGAGCTCGTCCCTGAGCTTCGGCTCGACGTGGTTGGGTCGGGACCCGAACTGAATCGACTCCGGACCCTCTCCAGCGCGCTGGCGATCGAAGACCGGGTCAAGTGGTGGGGGGAATACCCGGACGAGGACCTCCCTAGGCGAATGGCTGATGCCGACTTCCTCGTGCTCCCATCGGTGAGCGTCCAGGAGATGTTCGGGATGGTCCTCCTCGAGGCGATGGCGGCCGGTCGCCCGGTGATCACGACGGCGGTCCCGTCAGGGGTGCGCGAGGTCAACCTGGCAGACCGAACCGGGCTCGAAGTACCGATCCGGGATGTCGGGGCCTTGGCCGATGCAATGCGAACCCTCGCCCGGGACGCGCGACTGCGGGAGCGCCTCGGCGGGGCAGGGAGGGAGCGGGTAAAGGCGCGGTTCACCGTGGAGGCAATGGTTGATGCGCATCTCGATTTGTACCGACGCGTACGTGGCCCGTCGAGCCGCTGA